One genomic window of Vicia villosa cultivar HV-30 ecotype Madison, WI unplaced genomic scaffold, Vvil1.0 ctg.000456F_1_1, whole genome shotgun sequence includes the following:
- the LOC131628476 gene encoding 1-acyl-sn-glycerol-3-phosphate acyltransferase BAT2, chloroplastic-like, with the protein MEVTSAIHRLYLFPQEPRFSSSTLLRSQTGTTPRASQTSFLGISKHKRNVLRVSFCPKIELGGSRYCFKLNNKLPRDVIVRSEITASGSGGEGYSIPELKLEAKVRGVCFYAVTSFAAIFLFVLMLVGHPSVLLFDRYRRKFHYFVAKVWATLTVAPFFKIEYEGLENLPPPDTPAVYVSNHQSFLDIYTLLTLGRSFKFISKTGIFLFPVIGWAMFLLGVIPLKRMDSRSQMECLKKCMDLIKKGASVFFFPEGTRSKDGKLGAFKKGAFSIAAKTKVPVVPITLIGTGQIMPAGRESIVNTGFVKVVIHKPIDGNDPDMLCKEARNKIASVLTQA; encoded by the exons ATGGAAGTTACTTCTGCAATCCATCGTCTCTATCTCTTTCCCCAAGAACCCAGATTCTCCTCTTCCACACTC TTACGCTCTCAAACAGGAACAACGCCTCGTG CTTCTCAAACTAGTTTCTTAGGCATCTCCAAGCACAAGAGAAATGTATTGAGGGTATCATTTTGTCCCAAAATTGAGTTAGGTGGATCTCGTTACTGtttcaaattgaataataaactCCCCAGGGATGTGATTGTAAGATCCGAGATTACTGCGTCTGGGTCTGGAGGAGAAGGCTATTCAATACCTG AACTCAAATTGGAAGCAAAAGTTCGGGGAGTTTGTTTTTACGCCGTTACTTCCTTTGCTGCTATATTTCTTTTTGTCTTGATGCTGGTTGGACATCCATCTGTGCTCCTGTTTGATCGTTACCGGAGAAAGTTTCATTATTTTGTTGCCAAAGTCTGGGCTACGCTGACTGTGGCCCCGTTTTTCAAAATTGAATATGAAGGGTTGGAGAATCTTCCGCCTCCAGATACTCCTGCTGTGTATGTTTCCAATCATCAGAGTTTTTTAGATATATATACTCTTTTAACTCTGGGAAGAAGCTTTAAATTCATAAGCAAGACTGGGATATTCCTTTTTCCAGTAATTGGGTGGGCAATGTTTCTTTTGGGTGTTATTCCCTTGAAGCGCATGGACAGCCGGAGCCAGATG GAGTGTCTTAAAAAATGCATGGATCTGATCAAGAAAGGTGCCTCTGTTTTTTTCTTTCCGGAGGGAACACGCTCTAAAGATGGAAAGTTAGGTGCATTCAAG AAGGGAGCTTTCAGCATTGCTGCAAAGACTAAAGTACCAGTGGTACCAATTACCCTTATTGGAACTGGCCAAATCATGCCAGCGGGAAGGGAGAGTATAGTTAACACAGGTTTCGTGAAAGTTGTTATACATAAACCTATTGATGGAAATGATCCTGACATGTTATGCAAAGAAGCTAGAAATAAAATCGCCAGTGTGCTGACTCAAGCTTGA